In one window of Erythrolamprus reginae isolate rEryReg1 chromosome 1, rEryReg1.hap1, whole genome shotgun sequence DNA:
- the F2 gene encoding prothrombin isoform X1: protein MSLLLGPQVEEQKGPPLPCRFFSLLHMRICYCCGGLLPLHPLDINSPCIPTLMHRARQGQPTVFLEQKEAFSLLKRTQRANKGFFEELHKGNLERECLEEICVYEEARETFESNIQTETFWAPYSVCKTLLAKRAILDECLKGSCVLGIGQNYRGKISVTKSGTECQFWSSKFPHKTQINETTHPGADLTENYCRNPDNNPKGPWCYTRNPAVRVEECAIPVCGENRTTVPLSPTRPHLPEPRQDEECVAEEGLLYTGTLSVTVSGDQCLPWASEKVRQLSDRKNFLDGVPLVENYCRNPDHDDEGVWCYVDHPNMTYNYCNLNYCDGSLSYVDDLAGEEIGGRTTIQQHETFFDPKTFGEGEADCGVRPLFEKKQISDNTENELLESYLDGRIVKGGDAEVGSAPWQVMLFKKKPQELVCGASLISSRWVLTAAHCIFYPPWDKNYTTDDLLVRIGKHNRLRYEQGKEKIVFLDKIITHPKYNWMENLDRDIALLRLAKPITFSDYVHPICMPTKQVVQSLLLTGYKGRVTGWGNLFDTWSAASRQLPSVLQQVNLPIVSRNICKTSTNIKVTDNMFCAGYSPEESKRGDACEGDSGGPFVMKHPTEERWYQVGIVSWGEGCDRDGKYGFYTHLFRLKKWMQKIIEKHGR, encoded by the exons TTTTTCTTGAGCAAAAAGAAGCTTTTTCATTACTGAAGCGCACACAACGAGCTAACAAGGGGTTCTTCGAAGAGCTACATAAAGGTAATCTAGAGCGGGAGTGCCTAGAGGAAATTTGTGTCTATGAGGAGGCCCGCGAAACCTTTGAGTCCAACATCCAAACG GAAACATTCTGGGCACCGTATTCAG TTTGTAAAACTCTATTGGCAAAGAGAGCAATTCTGGATGAGTGTTTGAAAG GTTCCTGTGTCCTAGGAATAGGGCAGAATTACAGAGGAAAGATTTCGGTCACCAAGTCAGGAACTGAATGTCAGTTCTGGTCCAGCAAATTTCCTCACAAAACTCA GATCAATGAAACGACTCATCCAGGGGCCGATCTCACTGAAAACTACTGTAGGAACCCCGACAACAACCCCAAAGGGCCTTGGTGCTACACCCGTAATCCAGCAGTACGAGTAGAAGAATGTGCTATTCCTGTGTGTG GAGAGAACAGGACAACAGTTCCCCTTTCTCCAACGCGTCCTCATTTGCCAGAGCCAAGGCAGGATGAAGAATGCGTAGCTGAGGAAGGGTTGCTCTATACCGGGACTCTTTCTGTCACAGTGTCTGGAGACCAGTGCTTGCCATGGGCGTCAGAAAAAGTAAGACAGTTGAGCGATAGAAAAAACTTTCTGGACGGAGTGCCCCTGGTGGAGAATTACTGCCGCAACCCTGACCATGATGACGAAGGGGTCTGGTGCTACGTAGACCACCCAAACATGACCTACAATTATTGCAACTTGAACTACTGTG ATGGCAGTCTAAGTTACGTCGATGATCTTGCTGGGGAAGAAATAGGAGGACGAACTACTATTCAGCAACATGAAACTTTCTTTGATCCCAAGACATTTGGGGAAGGCGAAGCAG atTGTGGCGTCCGTCCTCTGTTTGAGAAAAAGCAAATCTCTGACAACACAGAGAATGAGCTACTGGAGTCCTATTTGGATGGCCGAATTGTGAAGGGGGGAGATGCGGAAGTGGGCAGTGCTCCATG GCAAGTCATGCTGTTCAAGAAGAAACCACAGGAGCTGGTATGTGGTGCTAGCCTCATCAGCAGTCGCTGGGTCCTCACAGCTGCACATTGCATTTTCTATCCACCCTGGGATAAAAATTACACAACCGACGATCTCCTTGTACGGATTGGCAAACATAACAGGCTACG GTACGAGCAGGGCAAGGAGAAAATTGTCTTCCTGGATAAAATCATCACCCACCCCAAATATAACTGGATGGAAAATCTGGATCGGGATATTGCATTATTGCGTCTGGCTAAGCCTATAACTTTCAGTGATTATGTACACCCAATATGTATGCCTACCAAGCAGGTTGTTCAGAG CCTATTGTTAACAGGATATAAAGGCCGCGTTACTGGTTGGGGCAATCTGTTTGACACCTGGAGTGCAGCGTCACGACAACTGCCCAGTGTGCTGCAGCAGGTGAATCTCCCCATTGTGAGTCGGAACATCTGTAAGACATCCACTAATATTAAAGTCACAGACAACATGTTCTGTGCAG GTTATAGTcctgaagaaagcaagagaggagaTGCTTGTGAGGGTGACAGTGGGGGACCTTTTGTCATGAAG CATCCAACAGAAGAACGGTGGTATCAAGTAGGTATTGTCTCCTGGGGAGAAGGTTGTGATCGTGATGGCAAATATGGATTCTATACCCATCTGTTCCGTCTGAAGAAATGGATGCAAAAGATTATTGAAAAACATGGCCGTTAA
- the F2 gene encoding prothrombin isoform X3: MRICYCCGGLLPLHPLDINSPCIPTLMHRARQGQPTVFLEQKEAFSLLKRTQRANKGFFEELHKGNLERECLEEICVYEEARETFESNIQTETFWAPYSVCKTLLAKRAILDECLKGSCVLGIGQNYRGKISVTKSGTECQFWSSKFPHKTQINETTHPGADLTENYCRNPDNNPKGPWCYTRNPAVRVEECAIPVCGENRTTVPLSPTRPHLPEPRQDEECVAEEGLLYTGTLSVTVSGDQCLPWASEKVRQLSDRKNFLDGVPLVENYCRNPDHDDEGVWCYVDHPNMTYNYCNLNYCDGSLSYVDDLAGEEIGGRTTIQQHETFFDPKTFGEGEADCGVRPLFEKKQISDNTENELLESYLDGRIVKGGDAEVGSAPWQVMLFKKKPQELVCGASLISSRWVLTAAHCIFYPPWDKNYTTDDLLVRIGKHNRLRYEQGKEKIVFLDKIITHPKYNWMENLDRDIALLRLAKPITFSDYVHPICMPTKQVVQSLLLTGYKGRVTGWGNLFDTWSAASRQLPSVLQQVNLPIVSRNICKTSTNIKVTDNMFCAGYSPEESKRGDACEGDSGGPFVMKHPTEERWYQVGIVSWGEGCDRDGKYGFYTHLFRLKKWMQKIIEKHGR; this comes from the exons TTTTTCTTGAGCAAAAAGAAGCTTTTTCATTACTGAAGCGCACACAACGAGCTAACAAGGGGTTCTTCGAAGAGCTACATAAAGGTAATCTAGAGCGGGAGTGCCTAGAGGAAATTTGTGTCTATGAGGAGGCCCGCGAAACCTTTGAGTCCAACATCCAAACG GAAACATTCTGGGCACCGTATTCAG TTTGTAAAACTCTATTGGCAAAGAGAGCAATTCTGGATGAGTGTTTGAAAG GTTCCTGTGTCCTAGGAATAGGGCAGAATTACAGAGGAAAGATTTCGGTCACCAAGTCAGGAACTGAATGTCAGTTCTGGTCCAGCAAATTTCCTCACAAAACTCA GATCAATGAAACGACTCATCCAGGGGCCGATCTCACTGAAAACTACTGTAGGAACCCCGACAACAACCCCAAAGGGCCTTGGTGCTACACCCGTAATCCAGCAGTACGAGTAGAAGAATGTGCTATTCCTGTGTGTG GAGAGAACAGGACAACAGTTCCCCTTTCTCCAACGCGTCCTCATTTGCCAGAGCCAAGGCAGGATGAAGAATGCGTAGCTGAGGAAGGGTTGCTCTATACCGGGACTCTTTCTGTCACAGTGTCTGGAGACCAGTGCTTGCCATGGGCGTCAGAAAAAGTAAGACAGTTGAGCGATAGAAAAAACTTTCTGGACGGAGTGCCCCTGGTGGAGAATTACTGCCGCAACCCTGACCATGATGACGAAGGGGTCTGGTGCTACGTAGACCACCCAAACATGACCTACAATTATTGCAACTTGAACTACTGTG ATGGCAGTCTAAGTTACGTCGATGATCTTGCTGGGGAAGAAATAGGAGGACGAACTACTATTCAGCAACATGAAACTTTCTTTGATCCCAAGACATTTGGGGAAGGCGAAGCAG atTGTGGCGTCCGTCCTCTGTTTGAGAAAAAGCAAATCTCTGACAACACAGAGAATGAGCTACTGGAGTCCTATTTGGATGGCCGAATTGTGAAGGGGGGAGATGCGGAAGTGGGCAGTGCTCCATG GCAAGTCATGCTGTTCAAGAAGAAACCACAGGAGCTGGTATGTGGTGCTAGCCTCATCAGCAGTCGCTGGGTCCTCACAGCTGCACATTGCATTTTCTATCCACCCTGGGATAAAAATTACACAACCGACGATCTCCTTGTACGGATTGGCAAACATAACAGGCTACG GTACGAGCAGGGCAAGGAGAAAATTGTCTTCCTGGATAAAATCATCACCCACCCCAAATATAACTGGATGGAAAATCTGGATCGGGATATTGCATTATTGCGTCTGGCTAAGCCTATAACTTTCAGTGATTATGTACACCCAATATGTATGCCTACCAAGCAGGTTGTTCAGAG CCTATTGTTAACAGGATATAAAGGCCGCGTTACTGGTTGGGGCAATCTGTTTGACACCTGGAGTGCAGCGTCACGACAACTGCCCAGTGTGCTGCAGCAGGTGAATCTCCCCATTGTGAGTCGGAACATCTGTAAGACATCCACTAATATTAAAGTCACAGACAACATGTTCTGTGCAG GTTATAGTcctgaagaaagcaagagaggagaTGCTTGTGAGGGTGACAGTGGGGGACCTTTTGTCATGAAG CATCCAACAGAAGAACGGTGGTATCAAGTAGGTATTGTCTCCTGGGGAGAAGGTTGTGATCGTGATGGCAAATATGGATTCTATACCCATCTGTTCCGTCTGAAGAAATGGATGCAAAAGATTATTGAAAAACATGGCCGTTAA
- the F2 gene encoding prothrombin isoform X2 — protein MGQTRTRMLRTLLLATFFHLTLGNSVFLEQKEAFSLLKRTQRANKGFFEELHKGNLERECLEEICVYEEARETFESNIQTETFWAPYSVCKTLLAKRAILDECLKGSCVLGIGQNYRGKISVTKSGTECQFWSSKFPHKTQINETTHPGADLTENYCRNPDNNPKGPWCYTRNPAVRVEECAIPVCGENRTTVPLSPTRPHLPEPRQDEECVAEEGLLYTGTLSVTVSGDQCLPWASEKVRQLSDRKNFLDGVPLVENYCRNPDHDDEGVWCYVDHPNMTYNYCNLNYCDGSLSYVDDLAGEEIGGRTTIQQHETFFDPKTFGEGEADCGVRPLFEKKQISDNTENELLESYLDGRIVKGGDAEVGSAPWQVMLFKKKPQELVCGASLISSRWVLTAAHCIFYPPWDKNYTTDDLLVRIGKHNRLRYEQGKEKIVFLDKIITHPKYNWMENLDRDIALLRLAKPITFSDYVHPICMPTKQVVQSLLLTGYKGRVTGWGNLFDTWSAASRQLPSVLQQVNLPIVSRNICKTSTNIKVTDNMFCAGYSPEESKRGDACEGDSGGPFVMKHPTEERWYQVGIVSWGEGCDRDGKYGFYTHLFRLKKWMQKIIEKHGR, from the exons ATGGGGCAGACCAGAACCAGAATGCTGAGGACTCTTCTCCTTGCCACCTTCTTTCACCTTACACTGGGCAATAGCG TTTTTCTTGAGCAAAAAGAAGCTTTTTCATTACTGAAGCGCACACAACGAGCTAACAAGGGGTTCTTCGAAGAGCTACATAAAGGTAATCTAGAGCGGGAGTGCCTAGAGGAAATTTGTGTCTATGAGGAGGCCCGCGAAACCTTTGAGTCCAACATCCAAACG GAAACATTCTGGGCACCGTATTCAG TTTGTAAAACTCTATTGGCAAAGAGAGCAATTCTGGATGAGTGTTTGAAAG GTTCCTGTGTCCTAGGAATAGGGCAGAATTACAGAGGAAAGATTTCGGTCACCAAGTCAGGAACTGAATGTCAGTTCTGGTCCAGCAAATTTCCTCACAAAACTCA GATCAATGAAACGACTCATCCAGGGGCCGATCTCACTGAAAACTACTGTAGGAACCCCGACAACAACCCCAAAGGGCCTTGGTGCTACACCCGTAATCCAGCAGTACGAGTAGAAGAATGTGCTATTCCTGTGTGTG GAGAGAACAGGACAACAGTTCCCCTTTCTCCAACGCGTCCTCATTTGCCAGAGCCAAGGCAGGATGAAGAATGCGTAGCTGAGGAAGGGTTGCTCTATACCGGGACTCTTTCTGTCACAGTGTCTGGAGACCAGTGCTTGCCATGGGCGTCAGAAAAAGTAAGACAGTTGAGCGATAGAAAAAACTTTCTGGACGGAGTGCCCCTGGTGGAGAATTACTGCCGCAACCCTGACCATGATGACGAAGGGGTCTGGTGCTACGTAGACCACCCAAACATGACCTACAATTATTGCAACTTGAACTACTGTG ATGGCAGTCTAAGTTACGTCGATGATCTTGCTGGGGAAGAAATAGGAGGACGAACTACTATTCAGCAACATGAAACTTTCTTTGATCCCAAGACATTTGGGGAAGGCGAAGCAG atTGTGGCGTCCGTCCTCTGTTTGAGAAAAAGCAAATCTCTGACAACACAGAGAATGAGCTACTGGAGTCCTATTTGGATGGCCGAATTGTGAAGGGGGGAGATGCGGAAGTGGGCAGTGCTCCATG GCAAGTCATGCTGTTCAAGAAGAAACCACAGGAGCTGGTATGTGGTGCTAGCCTCATCAGCAGTCGCTGGGTCCTCACAGCTGCACATTGCATTTTCTATCCACCCTGGGATAAAAATTACACAACCGACGATCTCCTTGTACGGATTGGCAAACATAACAGGCTACG GTACGAGCAGGGCAAGGAGAAAATTGTCTTCCTGGATAAAATCATCACCCACCCCAAATATAACTGGATGGAAAATCTGGATCGGGATATTGCATTATTGCGTCTGGCTAAGCCTATAACTTTCAGTGATTATGTACACCCAATATGTATGCCTACCAAGCAGGTTGTTCAGAG CCTATTGTTAACAGGATATAAAGGCCGCGTTACTGGTTGGGGCAATCTGTTTGACACCTGGAGTGCAGCGTCACGACAACTGCCCAGTGTGCTGCAGCAGGTGAATCTCCCCATTGTGAGTCGGAACATCTGTAAGACATCCACTAATATTAAAGTCACAGACAACATGTTCTGTGCAG GTTATAGTcctgaagaaagcaagagaggagaTGCTTGTGAGGGTGACAGTGGGGGACCTTTTGTCATGAAG CATCCAACAGAAGAACGGTGGTATCAAGTAGGTATTGTCTCCTGGGGAGAAGGTTGTGATCGTGATGGCAAATATGGATTCTATACCCATCTGTTCCGTCTGAAGAAATGGATGCAAAAGATTATTGAAAAACATGGCCGTTAA